In the Trichoderma atroviride chromosome 4, complete sequence genome, GAACCTCGCCAAGGTCGTCGCAGCAGTGGCCGTCCGCATCGTCCATGGGCGCCGAGTCTGATGGCCATGCCGCCCAGCTCCTGTTTTCTCGCTGGTCGCATTCGTCCGTGGGAAGCTCCTCCGGCTCTCACGACGACACCGAGGTGGACATGATGAGCTCTAACCGGATGCCAACACCAATACAGCCCAGCTTTGCTGCGCAGGTGCGCGGCCAGCAGAACGAGTGGGCTGGCCCTGGGCCTGTTGTGACAATGCTTAATGGGGTTATCAACATGGGCCACCACCCCGCGGGCTTCTCAGACGACCAGTCTGTGCCTCGTGTCATGTCGGGCCTGGAGGACTGGCAAGCTGCGCAAAACCACCGGAGGCTACCGTCGCCGATTTCAGAAGTGGAAGACAACGTTCTGGACCAAGAATTCGGCGAAGGAAGCATGATGGTGGACGATGGCATGGGCGTAACCATGGATGCTGCCTTGGTGCTAccaccgtcgccgtcgcGCGCGATGGACCACCCCAACGCCATGATGGACATTGAATCGCCGCCGCGCTCGCACTTACACGGAGCTGACGGCGAGGGTGACGCCCATTCACCCAGCCCTGCTCGCAGAGGCCATATGCGAAGCAAGCACACCATTGACAGCTGGACATGGCAGCCTGGCATGAAAAAGAGCTTCAGTATCGGGTACCGAGCCGATTGCGAAAAGTGCAGACTCAAAGTGCCTGGGCACTTTAACCACATCGTCATCTCATAGCAGGGGAGGACAAAAGTCATTGACCCCCAATTTGACCCGGTCCTGTGGGATGCCGCCATCAGACCCCTCGATTGGCAGGAGAAGCGACGGCACCTAACAAGGACTTCTGACCGGAGACAATGTACCGTGCACCCTACATCAAAGTATGTAGAGAAGCCCGCCTTGCCAAATCGGTGCTCGATGTCGTCGGCTTCAAGGCGGGGACAAACGGCCTCTTCACTGTGTGACAGGGCGGGAAACTTTTTCTGGAAGCGCCAGCGACTCATGGTCGATTGCGACATCCAGGGTCATATCGTCTgattccttttcctttgttttcttttttgcaaTCATCACATTTTATCGGAGTTTGACGGACG is a window encoding:
- a CDS encoding uncharacterized protein (EggNog:ENOG41); this encodes MGAESDGHAAQLLFSRWSHSSVGSSSGSHDDTEVDMMSSNRMPTPIQPSFAAQVRGQQNEWAGPGPVVTMLNGVINMGHHPAGFSDDQSVPRVMSGLEDWQAAQNHRRLPSPISEVEDNVLDQEFGEGSMMVDDGMGVTMDAALVLPPSPSRAMDHPNAMMDIESPPRSHLHGADGEGDAHSPSPARRGHMRSKHTIDSWTWQPGMKKSFSIGYRADCEKCRLKVPGHFNHIVIS